From Acidimicrobiales bacterium, one genomic window encodes:
- the crcB gene encoding fluoride efflux transporter CrcB yields MNWTDLLVVGIGGALGAVARFVVDAVVRLNFRTQIPIGTVAINVSGSLLLGLLTGLVMYHGAPSMLTTVAGTGFCGGYTTFSTASFETVRLVQQGLPRSALTNSAVTLVGALGAGGVGLAVAHL; encoded by the coding sequence ATGAACTGGACGGACCTGCTGGTCGTTGGGATCGGAGGTGCGCTCGGCGCCGTCGCTCGCTTCGTGGTCGACGCAGTGGTGCGTCTCAACTTCCGGACCCAGATTCCGATCGGGACGGTCGCGATCAATGTCAGCGGATCGTTGCTGCTCGGTCTACTCACAGGGCTCGTGATGTACCACGGTGCACCTTCAATGCTCACCACCGTCGCTGGCACGGGTTTTTGCGGGGGGTACACCACCTTCTCGACCGCCAGCTTCGAGACCGTACGTCTGGTCCAGCAGGGTCTACCCCGCTCAGCGCTCACCAACAGCGCTGTCACCCTGGTCGGCGCACTTGGTGCTGGAGGCGTGGGCCTTGCCGTCGCACACCTATGA
- a CDS encoding nitronate monooxygenase, which translates to MTGERLEDVLRGPVIVAPMGGGPSTPALVLAASEAGALGFLAGGYKTAAAIRVEMAAVRAETSEAFGVNVFVPGEPTDDAAALSNYLSSLEREAEALQVPLGKATWDDDDWNAKLEVLLSDPPPVVSFTFGCPDAETLRALGVAGCQVWVTVTNAGEARIATAAGADALCVQGPEAGAHRGTFAVGEPPSEALRLPQLVRAVRKVTDLPILAAGGISSAESARAALLAGAIAVQCGTAFLRCPESGAHPLHKAALADPRFETTAVTRAFSGRPARGLENAFMIAHRDAPAAYPEINSATRPLRAAAAAAGDQERMSLWAGEGYRAALERPAGEIVELLARGVA; encoded by the coding sequence ATGACCGGCGAGCGACTCGAAGACGTTCTCCGCGGCCCTGTGATCGTCGCGCCCATGGGCGGCGGCCCGTCCACGCCGGCGCTCGTGCTCGCCGCCTCGGAGGCGGGGGCACTCGGGTTCCTCGCCGGCGGATACAAGACGGCCGCCGCGATACGCGTCGAGATGGCTGCGGTGCGCGCCGAAACCAGCGAGGCATTTGGCGTCAACGTCTTCGTGCCAGGGGAGCCGACGGACGACGCTGCGGCACTCTCGAACTACCTGAGCAGCCTGGAGCGGGAGGCGGAAGCCCTCCAGGTGCCGCTCGGCAAAGCGACGTGGGACGACGACGATTGGAATGCCAAGCTCGAGGTTCTCCTCAGCGATCCTCCGCCGGTGGTGAGCTTCACGTTCGGTTGTCCCGACGCGGAGACCCTTCGCGCGCTAGGAGTCGCTGGCTGCCAGGTCTGGGTAACGGTGACCAACGCCGGTGAGGCGCGGATCGCGACGGCGGCCGGCGCCGATGCCCTTTGCGTCCAGGGACCGGAGGCCGGCGCGCATCGGGGGACCTTCGCTGTCGGCGAGCCGCCATCTGAGGCGCTCCGGCTGCCCCAGCTCGTTCGCGCCGTGCGGAAGGTGACGGATCTTCCGATCCTGGCGGCAGGCGGCATCAGCAGCGCGGAATCGGCCCGCGCCGCGCTCTTGGCCGGGGCAATCGCCGTCCAGTGCGGCACCGCCTTCCTCCGCTGTCCCGAGAGCGGGGCGCACCCGTTGCACAAGGCGGCACTCGCGGACCCTCGCTTCGAGACAACAGCGGTGACGAGGGCCTTCAGCGGCAGGCCTGCTCGGGGGCTCGAGAACGCGTTCATGATCGCCCACCGAGATGCGCCTGCCGCCTACCCGGAGATCAACAGCGCAACCCGTCCACTGCGGGCGGCCGCCGCAGCCGCCGGAGACCAAGAGCGGATGAGCCTCTGGGCGGGCGAGGGGTACCGAGCGGCATTGGAACGTCCCGCTGGCGAGATCGTGGAGCTGCTCGCGAGAGGTGTGGCCTGA
- a CDS encoding universal stress protein, giving the protein MDETADNGTEQTPVDSASVALGSSRSPRALVDGATGASALTSIVLGHDRQPQSQAALAVAIDLACRLSAHLHVVHAIDLSDAPIDPDDADWEAQTKRALATERDEIAASLRGHATGWSYRVGHGDPARLLADTADESEALMIIIGSRGEGLRASVGRLGSAPVSHRLIQHAKQPVLVVRVGASGSSLPGQQKS; this is encoded by the coding sequence ATGGACGAGACCGCTGACAACGGTACGGAGCAAACGCCCGTCGACAGCGCCAGCGTCGCACTCGGGAGTTCTCGCTCGCCGCGAGCTCTCGTCGATGGCGCCACGGGAGCAAGCGCACTCACCTCGATCGTTCTCGGCCATGATCGTCAGCCACAGAGTCAGGCGGCGCTTGCCGTCGCGATTGACCTCGCGTGTCGACTCAGCGCGCACCTTCACGTGGTCCATGCCATCGATCTCAGCGACGCACCAATCGACCCCGACGACGCAGACTGGGAAGCACAGACGAAAAGGGCACTGGCCACGGAACGCGACGAGATCGCTGCTTCGCTCCGCGGTCACGCGACGGGATGGAGCTATCGAGTTGGACACGGTGACCCCGCTCGACTGCTCGCCGATACCGCAGACGAATCCGAAGCCCTCATGATCATCATCGGGTCACGAGGAGAGGGACTGCGTGCATCGGTTGGACGTTTGGGTTCTGCACCTGTATCGCATCGACTCATCCAGCATGCGAAGCAACCGGTGCTGGTCGTCCGCGTTGGAGCGTCCGGTTCGTCGTTACCTGGCCAGCAAAAGTCCTAG
- a CDS encoding CrcB family protein has product MRISGLDMRAAALAQIAVGGMFGAAARDAIEQSLPTRTGTFPLATFMINLSGALLLGALLEGLVRAGDDSGRRRDLRLFAGTGFLGAFTTYSTFSIEADLLVHGGRVYVALFYAALTIIGGLSAVVAGIALGAGHRRWMLSRMPVDPDLDANAGGNR; this is encoded by the coding sequence GTGCGCATTTCAGGGCTGGACATGCGGGCGGCAGCGTTAGCGCAGATCGCCGTCGGTGGGATGTTCGGGGCAGCCGCTCGCGATGCGATCGAACAATCGCTGCCTACGCGGACCGGTACTTTTCCGCTCGCCACGTTCATGATCAACCTCTCTGGAGCCCTCCTGCTCGGCGCCTTGTTGGAGGGCCTGGTGCGGGCTGGCGACGACAGCGGCCGAAGGCGCGACCTCCGCTTGTTCGCCGGTACCGGATTTCTCGGTGCCTTCACGACCTACAGCACGTTCTCAATAGAAGCTGACCTCCTTGTCCACGGCGGACGCGTGTACGTCGCACTTTTCTACGCAGCGCTGACGATCATCGGTGGTCTTTCCGCAGTGGTCGCTGGCATCGCTCTCGGCGCGGGTCACCGTCGGTGGATGCTCTCGAGAATGCCCGTCGATCCTGATCTCGATGCCAACGCAGGTGGCAATCGATGA